Proteins from one Setaria italica strain Yugu1 chromosome V, Setaria_italica_v2.0, whole genome shotgun sequence genomic window:
- the LOC101762055 gene encoding ribosomal lysine N-methyltransferase 3 gives MDAAAAARRLRAFKRWMRAHGVVCSDALRLDATDPLGVHVRAVTPLREGDLVATIPRGACLTPRTTGAAGAIEAAELGGCLALAVAVMYERARGANSPWDAYLQLLPDRESVPLVWPADEAERLLAGTELDKIVKQDREFLCEDWKECIEPLISSGGLDVHPDDFSLDKYFAAKTLVSSRSFQIDNYHGFGMVPLADLFNHKTDGEHVHFTSASDDSDSDGEDHDEQSDASADEQSTIENPSNSPSGSRVDDEDLEMIVVRDANEGEEVYNTYGTMGNAALLHRYGFTELDNQYDIVNIDLAMVNKWCTSIFSSRHARARVLLWRNLGYSGCTSQDAEYFEISYDGEPQLELLILLYIISLKPDVYDKLICVARDLVGDEEHDSIRNVVKFVEVTSSTQNSELNGLDELHDVKKFLHSEDICSALLSLADARESLYGSNTLEEDEEKLQACCIVSERKLYHSLVLRVSERKILYRLRKYASSRSKTKKRKHP, from the exons atggacgccgccgccgcagcacg ccgcctccgCGCCTTCAAGCGGTGGATGCGCGCGCACGGCGTCGTCTGCAGCGACGCGCTCCGCCTCGACGCCACCGACCCCCTCGGCGTCCACGTGCGCGCCGTCACGCCGCTCCGCGAGGGCGACCTGGTAGCCACCATCCCGCGCGGAGCGTGCCTCACCCCGCGCACCACCGGCGCCGCGGGGGCGATCGAGGCCGCCGAGCTAGGCGGGTGCCTCGCGCTAGCCGTCGCCGTCATGTacgagcgcgcgcgcggcgccaaCTCGCCGTGGGACGCCTATCTCCAACTGCTTCCTGACCGCGAGTCCGTGCCGCTCGTGTGGCCGGCTGACGAGGCGGAGCGCCTCCTCGCCGGCACCGAGCTAGACAAG ATAGTGAAGCAGGACAGGGAATTCCTTTGTGAGGACTGGAAAGAATGCATTGAGCCCCTGATATCATCTGGAGGGCTGGATGTTCACCCAGATGATTTTAGCTTGGACAAATATTTCGCTGCAAAGACCCTTGTCTCTTCAAGGTCCTTCCAGATAGATAACTATCATGGATTTGGAATGGTTCCACTGGCTGACCT TTTCAATCACAAGACTGATGGTGAACATGTTCACTTCACGTCTGCATCAGATGACTCAGACTCAGATGGTGAAGATCATGATGAACAGAGTGATGCTTCTGCTGATGAGCAGTCAACTATAGAAAATCCCTCAAACAGTCCTTCAG GCTCAAGAGTTGACGATGAAGATTTGGAAATGATTGTTGTAAGAGATGCCAATGAAGGGGAGGAG GTGTACAATACATATGGTACAATGGGGAATGCTGCTTTGCTTCATAGATATGGTTTTACAGAACTCGACAATCAATATGACATTGTCAACATTGACTTAGCAATGGTTAACAAGTGGTGCACATCCATATTCTCCAGTCGACATGCAAGAGCAAGGGTATTGCTATGGCGTAATCTGGGTTATTCTGGTTGCACTAGCCAGGATGCTGAGTACTTTGAGATTTCATATGATGGGGAACCCCAGCTTGAACTTCTGATCCTCCTTTATATCATCAGTTTGAAACCTGATGTTTATGACAAGTTAATCTGTGTGGCTCGTGATTTAGTTGGCGATGAAGAGCATGATAGTATTCGTAACGTGGTTAAGTTTGTCGAAGTAACAAGCTCCACTCAAAATTCTGAACTTAATGGGCTTGATGAACTGCATGATGTGAAGAAATTTCTGCATAGTGAGGACATTTGTTCTGCACTTCTATCACTTGCTGATGCGAGGGAGAGTCTGTATGGCTCAAACACTttggaagaagatgaggaaaagCTGCAAGCGTGCTGCATTGTCAGTGAAAGGAAGCTGTATCATTCTCTGGTGCTGCGGGTGAGCGAGAGGAAAATACTTTATAGATTGCGAAAATATGCCTCTAGCAGGTCAAAGACCAAGAAGAGAAAACATCCCTAG
- the LOC101756123 gene encoding uncharacterized protein LOC101756123, translating to MSSSEERMFEMDFEPPSSPEAISMHHQTPSRILEAMVEPSTQVEMEIHERAMKHVREMGEERKRSSLKRRLMMRLRKDGYDASLCRSSWVATTEHPGGDYEYIDVAVAGEDGGGAGAATTSGSSRLVVDIDFRAQFQLARPAPWYAHLWSRLPAVFVGPRARLRKAVSLLCAAAQRSLRESGLHVPPWRRSGYMQAKWLPRDVALPGGAPEVAMARWSVAMGKELGDGPRRSGAGGLSMELSGSGADVDGCRGQAGSMWA from the exons ATGAGCAGTTCAGAAGAGAGGATGTTCGAGATGGATTTTGAGCCACCGTCGTCACCAGAAGCCATCTCCATGCATCACCAAACTCCAAGCCGCATCCTGGAG GCTATGGTTGAGCCTAGCACacaggtggagatggagatacATGAGAGGGCCATGAAGCACGTGAGAGAGatgggggaggagaggaagaggagcagcTTGAAGAGGAGGCTGATGATGAGGCTCAGGAAGGACGGCTACGATGCATCCCTCTGCAGGTCTTCTTGGGTCGCCACAACGGAGCACCCCGGAG GCGATTACGAGTACATCGACGTCGCCGTGGcgggggaggacggcggcggcgcgggcgcggccacCACCTCCGGCTCCAGCAGGCTAGTCGTCGACATCGACTTCCGGGCCCAGTTCCAGCTCGCCAGGCCGGCGCCATGGTACGCGCACCTCTGGTCCCGGCTGCCGGCGGTGTTCGTGGGCCCGCGCGCGAGGCTCCGGAAGGCGGTGTCCCTGCTctgcgcggcggcgcagcggtcGCTGCGGGAGAGCGGCCTGCACGtcccgccgtggcggcggtccGGGTACATGCAGGCCAAGTGGCTCCCCCGCGACGTGGCGCTGCCCGGCGGGGCCCCGGAGGTGGCGATGGCCCGGTGGTCGGTGGCGATGGGGAAGGAGCTCGGCGACGGGCCCCGGAGGTCAGGCGCGGGCGGCCTCTCCATGGAGCTGTCCGGCTCCGGCGCTGATGTGGACGGCTGCCGAGGCcaagctggctccatgtgggcgtag
- the LOC111257362 gene encoding uncharacterized protein LOC111257362: MRAQSDSWYSNFLLRIGNGIEETYTNDYVQLSDDIAIEYNSDKSIDILIEHVFPDLKGKEKVYYNSIDDNTNNNYPLDFLNSIILNGLPPRELKVKKNYPVILLQNLDPHNGLYNGTRLVVRGFEDNAIDAEIVNGQHAGNRVFLLRIPVSPSEDITLSFKFKRKQFPIRLSFAMTINKT; the protein is encoded by the exons ATGAGAGCACAAAGTGATAGTTGGTACTCTAATTTTCTGCTAAGGATTGGCAATGGGATTGAAGAAACATACACCAATGATTATGTACAGCTCTCCGATGACATTGCCATTGAGTACAACTCTGATAAGTCAATTGACATACTCATCGAGCACGTGTTCCCGGATCTTAAAG GTAAAGAAAAGGTGTACTATAACTCGATTGACGATAACACCAACAACAACTACCCTCTTGATTTTCTTAACTCGATTATTCTGAACGGGTTACCTCCTCGTGAGCTCAAGGTCAAGAAAAATTATCCCGTCATACTGCTTCAAAATCTTGATCCTCATAATGGACTTTATAATGGTACTCGATTGGTGGTGAGGGGGTTCGAAGACAACGCAATTGATGCTGAGATTGTTAATGGCCAACATGCTGGGAATAGAGTTTTTCTACTAAGGATACCTGTGTCCCCTTCAGAGGATATTACACTTTCATTCAAGTTCAAAAGAAAGCAGTTCCCAATCAGGCTAAGTTTTGCAATGACCATTAATAAGACTTAG
- the LOC101761644 gene encoding protein CLMP1, with translation MGKSAAKKKKPVAAAKPAAASAEPKATPPPTTPPAANGAGPHQVVDAGVLLRRAHELKEEGNRLFQSRDYAGALRQYELALRLAPRGHPDRAVFHSNRAACLLQLRPVDHEAVAQECSLALQAEPRFPRALLRRARALEALGRHELALADTLALLALDPDHRDAIDLSHRLRSRVNASAVASASSAPEPTSRPSPAALGASAVVAGLGPSLPSRPFPKKQSAQAPPTTPSLSNPNMMSKSNPPPSPKLVPFSNSPPSSAKPSAADSSRKATQTLPVNSSLLATAAPLIDRKVVTRWRPLKLVYDHDIRLGQIPEKCSFRTLREFVAKRFPSSKAVLIKYKDADGDLVTITSTEELRLAESFVDKVGHEVIENGKEGDNKLPGLRLHLVEVSPEQEPPLPSEEEKLEEDEELLVKGEDGTSHTSSEVADTEVTKQDAENRVAEQRMETGKKDCGHAECKEAEIDDWLLQFAELFRNQVGIDADAHLDLHELGMELCSEALEETVTSEEAQALFEMAASKFQEVAALALFNWGNVHMCAARKRIPLDESAPKEVMAAQLRTAYDWVRERYALAGHKYEEALKIKPDFYEGLLALGQQHFETAKLHWSFALADKVDLSTWDSSETFKLFDSAEQNMRAATEMWEKVEEQRMAELKEPGAGEKDEILRKKRKQHSADGQLELTPEEAAEQAAVMRQQIHLFWGNMLFERSQVEFKLSVGDWKKNLDASVERFKLAGASESDISTVLKNHFSNAVSECEEKKVMTSGMEIAQTNDNIEDKCVVES, from the coding sequence ATGGGCAAGTCCGCCGCCAAAAAGAAGaagccggtcgccgccgccaagccGGCGGCCGCCTCGGCCGAGCCAAAGGCAACGCCGCCCCCGACCACGCCCCCCGCCGCGAACGGCGCGGGGCCACACCAGGTGGTGGACGCCGGCGTCCTCCTGCGGCGCGCGCACGAGCTCAAGGAGGAGGGGAACCGCCTGTTCCAGTCGCGAGACTACGCCGGGGCGCTGCGCCAGTACGAGCtcgcgctccgcctcgccccgcGCGGCCACCCCGACCGCGCCGTCTTCCACAGCAACCGCGCCGCCtgcctcctccagctccgcccCGTCGACCACGAGGCCGTCGCCCAGGAGTGCTCCCTCGCGCTCCAGGCCGAGCCGCGCTTCCCGCGcgcgctcctccgccgcgcccgcgcgctcgaGGCGCTCGGCCGCCACGAGCTCGCCCTCGCCGACACGCTCGCGCTCCTCGCTCTCGACCCCGACCACCGCGACGCCATCGACCTCTCGCACCGACTCCGCTCCCGTGTCAACGCGTCCGcggtcgcctccgcctcctccgcccccgaGCCCACCAGCCGCCCCTCCCCCGCTGCCCTTGGCGCCTCCGCCGTTGTCGCCGGACTTggcccttccctcccctcccgtCCGTTCCCCAAGAAACAATCAGCACAGGCCCCTCCTACTACTCCTTCGCTGTCAAATCCCAACATGATGTCGAAATCTAACCCACCGCCGTCGCCCAAGCTGGTACCGTTCTCCAATTCTCCGCCATCTTCAGCCAAGCCTTCGGCTGCTGATAGCTCCCGGAAGGCCACACAGACACTGCCAGTGAACTCTTCGCTACTGGCAACAGCCGCACCCCTTATAGACAGAAAGGTTGTGACGAGATGGAGGCCTCTCAAGTTGGTGTATGACCACGACATTAGGCTTGGGCAGATCCCAGAGAAATGCAGCTTCCGGACACTCCGAGAATTCGTGGCGAAGAGGTTCCCATCATCCAAGGCAGTGTTGATTAAATATAAGGATGCTGATGGTGATTTAGTTAccatcacatccacggaagaaCTCCGGTTAGCTGAATCATTTGTGGATAAAGTTGGTCATGAGGTTATAGAAAATGGGAAGGAGGGGGACAATAAGCTCCCGGGGTTGAGGCTGCACCTTGTTGAAGTGAGCCCAGAACAGGAGCCACCTTTGCCATCAGAAGAGGAGAAgttggaggaggatgaggagctgTTGGTCAAGGGTGAAGATGGTACTTCACATACTTCTTCGGAGGTAGCTGACACTGAGGTCACAAAGCAAGATGCGGAGAACAGAGTTGCTGAACAGAGGATGGAGACTGGGAAGAAGGATTGTGGCCATGCTGAGTGCAAGGAAGCTGAGATCGATGATTGGTTGCTTCAGTTTGCAGAACTATTCCGGAACCAGGTTGGGATTGATGCAGATGCACATCTGGACCTGCATGAGCTGGGAATGGAGCTGTGTTCCGAGGCTCTTGAGGAAACTGTGACAAGCGAGGAGGCTCAGGCCCTTTTTGAGATGGCTGCTTCTAAATTTCAGGAGGTTGCCGCCTTGGCCTTATTCAATTGGGGAAATGTGCACATGTGTGCAGCAAGGAAGCGCATCCCTCTCGACGAATCTGCTCCAAAGGAAGTCATGGCTGCTCAGCTCCGCACAGCTTATGATTGGGTGAGAGAGAGGTATGCTCTTGCAGGGCACAAGTACGAGGAGGCCCTCAAAATCAAGCCAGACTTCTATGAAGGGCTTCTTGCTTTAGGCCAGCAACACTTCGAGACCGCAAAGCTTCATTGGTCATTTGCATTGGCAGACAAGGTTGACCTATCCACCTGGGATTCTTCAGAGACATTCAAGCTTTTTGATAGTGCTGAGCAGAACATGAGGGCTGCAACAGAGATGTGGGAAAAGGTAGAAGAACAGAGAATGGCAGAGTTAAAAGAACCAGGTGCAGGTGAAAAGGATGAGATACTGAGGAAAAAGAGGAAGCAACACAGTGCAGATGGTCAACTGGAGTTGACACCAGAAGAGGCAGCTGAGCAGGCAGCAGTAATGAGGCAACAAATTCACCTCTTCTGGGGTAATATGCTTTTCGAGCGCTCTCAAGTGGAGTTTAAGCTCAGTGTCGGTGATTGGAAGAAAAATCTTGACGCGTCTGTTGAAAGGTTTAAATTGGCTGGAGCTTCAGAATCAGATATTTCGACAGTGTTGAAGAATCACTTCTCTAATGCAGTCTCTGAGTGTGAAGAGAAGAAAGTCATGACTTCAGGCATGGAAATTGCCCAAACAAATGACAATATTGAGGATAAGTGTGTGGTTGAGAGCTAA